A single genomic interval of Heliangelus exortis chromosome 20, bHelExo1.hap1, whole genome shotgun sequence harbors:
- the CDK3 gene encoding cyclin-dependent kinase 3 isoform X1, which produces MENFQEVFQKVEKIGEGTYGVVYKARNKRTGQLVALKKIPLDSEMEGVPSTAVREISLLKELKHPNIVRLLDVIHSQKKLYMVFEYLNQDLKKYMDSSQTGKLPSNLVKNYLFQVLQGVSFCHSHRVIHRDLKPQNLLINEAGTIKLADFGLARTFAIPVRTYTHEVVTLWYRAPEILLGCKYYSTAVDIWSIGCIFAEMVNRKALFPGDSEIDQIFRIFRTLGTPTEATWSGVTQLPDYKQDFPRWARREMKDIIPSLDQDGRDLLVQLLLYDPSKRISAKAALSHQYFSRSPQKPGEQHELQRHCR; this is translated from the exons ATGGAAAACTTCCAGGAGGTGTTTCAGAAGGTGGAGAAGATTGGAGAGGGCACCTACGGTGTGGTGTACAAGGCTCGCAACAAGCGCACCGGGCAGCTGGTGGCCCTCAAGAAGATCCCTTTGGATTC ggagatggaggGTGTTCCCAGCACTGCCGTCAGAGAAATCTCACTGCTGAAGGAGCTGAAGCACCCAAACATAGTCAG GCTCCTGGATGTCATACATAGCCAGAAGAAGCTCTATATGGTGTTTGAGTATCTGAATCAGGACCTGAAGAAATACATGGACTCCTCCCAAACCGGAAAGCTTCCTTCAAACTTGGTCAAG AACTACCTGTTCCAGGTGCTGCAGGGTGTGAGCTTCTGCCACTCTCACAGAGTCATCCATAGGGACCTGAAGCCACAGAACTTGCTCATTAATGAAGCAGGAACAATCAAGCTGGCTGATTTTGGGCTGGCAAGAACCTTTGCCATCCCCGTGCGCACATACACTCACGAG GTGGTGACTCTCTGGTACCGAGCCCCTGAAATACTGCTGGGCTGCAAATACTACTCAACTGCTGTGGATATCTGGAGCATTGGCTGCATCTTTGCAGAAATG gtGAACAGGAAGGCTCTGTTCCCAGGGGACTCAGAGATCGATCAGATCTTCCGGATCTTTCGCACCCTGGGCACTCCCACTGAGGCCACCTGGTCTGGGGTGACCCAGCTACCTGACTACAAGCAGGATTTCCCTCGGTGGGCAAGGAGAGAGATGAAGGACATTATTCCCAGCTTAGATCAAGATGGCAGAGATTTACTGGTG CAACTGCTCCTGTACGACCCCAGCAAGCGCATCTCAGCCAAGGCAGCTCTGAGTCACCAGTACTTCAGCAGAAGCCCTCAGAAGCCTGGAGAGCAACACGAGCTGCAGAGACACTGCAGATGA
- the CDK3 gene encoding cyclin-dependent kinase 3 isoform X2, translated as MRGLSMLSRGHGGSTSLCGSPSGRGGSEMEGVPSTAVREISLLKELKHPNIVRLLDVIHSQKKLYMVFEYLNQDLKKYMDSSQTGKLPSNLVKNYLFQVLQGVSFCHSHRVIHRDLKPQNLLINEAGTIKLADFGLARTFAIPVRTYTHEVVTLWYRAPEILLGCKYYSTAVDIWSIGCIFAEMVNRKALFPGDSEIDQIFRIFRTLGTPTEATWSGVTQLPDYKQDFPRWARREMKDIIPSLDQDGRDLLVQLLLYDPSKRISAKAALSHQYFSRSPQKPGEQHELQRHCR; from the exons ATGAGGGGTTTGTCAATGCTGAGCAGGGGCCATGGTGGCAGCACTTCACTCTGTGGCAGCCCCTCAGGACGTGGTGGGTC ggagatggaggGTGTTCCCAGCACTGCCGTCAGAGAAATCTCACTGCTGAAGGAGCTGAAGCACCCAAACATAGTCAG GCTCCTGGATGTCATACATAGCCAGAAGAAGCTCTATATGGTGTTTGAGTATCTGAATCAGGACCTGAAGAAATACATGGACTCCTCCCAAACCGGAAAGCTTCCTTCAAACTTGGTCAAG AACTACCTGTTCCAGGTGCTGCAGGGTGTGAGCTTCTGCCACTCTCACAGAGTCATCCATAGGGACCTGAAGCCACAGAACTTGCTCATTAATGAAGCAGGAACAATCAAGCTGGCTGATTTTGGGCTGGCAAGAACCTTTGCCATCCCCGTGCGCACATACACTCACGAG GTGGTGACTCTCTGGTACCGAGCCCCTGAAATACTGCTGGGCTGCAAATACTACTCAACTGCTGTGGATATCTGGAGCATTGGCTGCATCTTTGCAGAAATG gtGAACAGGAAGGCTCTGTTCCCAGGGGACTCAGAGATCGATCAGATCTTCCGGATCTTTCGCACCCTGGGCACTCCCACTGAGGCCACCTGGTCTGGGGTGACCCAGCTACCTGACTACAAGCAGGATTTCCCTCGGTGGGCAAGGAGAGAGATGAAGGACATTATTCCCAGCTTAGATCAAGATGGCAGAGATTTACTGGTG CAACTGCTCCTGTACGACCCCAGCAAGCGCATCTCAGCCAAGGCAGCTCTGAGTCACCAGTACTTCAGCAGAAGCCCTCAGAAGCCTGGAGAGCAACACGAGCTGCAGAGACACTGCAGATGA